One Zootoca vivipara chromosome 9, rZooViv1.1, whole genome shotgun sequence DNA window includes the following coding sequences:
- the LOC132592668 gene encoding interleukin-12 subunit beta-like encodes MGPGDEATSLQQCQAPRGPLSSLLSGQPARKSFTQILQRSLSSQGLKMMAMTLLALLGTALIAEASVAFPANLQVGDINQKVNLTCDAPTGQRVSWEVEDGALVEMEELPPWGHLLRLGPLDLASARNYTCRGAAGQVLRRTFLAVRDPDFPLFLRKAGKAEAEVTCEAPSYSGTFSCWWKTQHPAAFRARLRRKGPDSGCCPAREVSASPGEVRLQLEDCSPCPFGEKTELELELEGLGDDGSYEALRRDVNIQDIVKPDPPEKLAIHKELGAKLKLSWGPPASWPCSSAYFPLRYHLKLEHYDGTQKGVSSDKLEETIEDAEAVHRVQIRCQDPFTNSTWSLWSPWVTVR; translated from the exons ATGGGGCCAGGAGATGAGGCCACCAGCCTGCAGCAGTGCCAGGCCCCAAGGGGCCCCTTGAGCAGCCTCCTCTCGGGACAGCCAGCCAGAAAgtccttcacaca GATCCTCCAGCGCAGTCTCTCCTCACAAGGCTTGAAGATGATGGCCATGACATTGCTGGCCCTCCTGGGCACGGCGCTCATCGCAGAAGCCTCCGTGGCTTTTCCCGCCAACT tgCAGGTTGGGGACATCAACCAGAAGGTGAACCTGACGTGCGACGCTCCGACAGGGCAGCGGGTGAGCTGGGAAGTGGAGGACGGAGCCCTGGTGGAGATGGAAGAGCTGCCGCCCTGGGGTCACCTTCTGCGCCTCGGCCCGCTAGACCTCGCCTCCGCCCGCAACTACACCTGCCGGGGAGCTGCAGGACAGGTGCTGCGCAGAACCTTCCTGGCCGTACGCGACCCGGACTTCCCGCTCTTCCTCCGAAAAG CTGGAAAGGCAGAAGCTGAGGTGACCTGCGAGGCGCCGTCGTACAGCGGCACCTTCAGCTGCTGGTGGAAGACTCAGCACCCAGCCGCTTTCCGGGCCCGACTGCGCCGCAA AGGACCGGACTCTGGCTGCTGCCCCGCAAGAGAAGTTTCTGCCTCTCCGGGCGAGGTCCGCCTCCAGctggaggactgctccccctgcccTTTCGGGGAGAAGACAGAGCTAGAGCTGGAGCTGGAGGGGCTGGGCGACGACGGCAGCTATGAGGCTCTCCGGAGGGACGTCAACATCCAGGACATCG TGAAGCCAGACCCACCAGAGAAGCTGGCCATCCACAAGGAATTGGGGGCAAAGCTGAAGCTCAGTTGGGGCCCCCCGGCCTCTTGGCCCTGCTCCTCGGCTTACTTCCCCCTGCGCTACCACCTGAAACTGGAACATTACGATGGCACCCAGAAGGGAGTCAGCAGC GACAAGCTGGAGGAAACCATCGAAGATGCGGAGGCTGTGCATCGTGTGCAGATTCGCTGCCAGGATCCGTTCACCAACTCAACGTGGAGCCTGTGGTCGCCCTGGGTCACCGTCCGATGA
- the LOC118094302 gene encoding neurofilament light polypeptide-like codes for MDSEGFGWRKPWEDYRGGGGGTARSVRVSFSSPVPRRSARLSASALGPLTDPLERLDLAQVSNLNAELLGLRAQEKEQLVDLNDRFASYVERVRDLEHRNRALLLELEALRRQQRAPARLPQLYQQEARALRALLDAEAGDKARLEAERDRLRLTCGQLRERCAQEARRRLDAEETLSRVREEAARAALATCDADGAASSLRAELAFLQKLLDEERAELVAQAELAAATRVAVEGAPEAAAARPDLSAALRDIRSQYESLAAKNRQAAEEWYRSKFASVAELASRNQEAVRSIRQETVEYRRLLQTRSAEIETLRGAIDSLHKQLESLEGQQGAEVARCQERVSELEQEISEAKKEMARYMREYQELLNVKMALDIEIAAYKKLLEGEEMWLTSSSSLPPLMK; via the exons ATGGACTCCGAGGGCTTTGGTTGGCGCAAGCCGTGGGAGGATTACCGCGGCGGTGGCGGTGGGACAGCGCGCTCCGTTCGGGTCAGCTTCTCCTCGCCGGTGCCGCGGCGCTCGGCTCGCCTCTCGGCCTCCGCTCTCGGCCCCTTGACTGACCCCCTGGAACGCCTGGACCTGGCGCAGGTGAGCAACCTGAACGCGGAGTTGCTGGGGCTGCGCGCCCAGGAGAAGGAGCAGCTGGTGGACCTCAACGACCGCTTCGCCAGCTACGTCGAGCGGGTGCGGGACCTGGAGCACCGGAACCGGGCGCTGCTGTTGGAGCTGGAGGCgctgcggcggcagcagcgggctccagcgcggctgccgcagctCTACCAACAAGAAGCGCGCGCCCTGAGGGCCCTGCTGGACGCCGAGGCCGGCGACAAGGCGCGCCTGGAGGCAGAGCGCGATCGCCTGCGCCTCACCTGCGGCCAGCTCCGCGAGCGCTGCGCTCAGGAGGCGCGCCGGCGCCTGGACGCCGAGGAGACGCTGAGCCGCGTGCGGGAAGAGGCCGCCCGGGCCGCGCTGGCCACCTGCGACGCTGACGGGGCGGCCAGCTCCCTGCGAGCCGAGCTGGCCTTCCTGCAAAAGCTCCTGGACGAGGAGCGGGCTGAGCTGGTGGCCCAAGCCGAGCTGGCCGCGGCCACCCGGGTGGCAGTGGAAGGAGCcccggaggcggcggcagctcgGCCCGACCTCTCCGCCGCGCTGCGCGACATCCGCTCCCAGTACGAGAGCCTGGCGGCGAAGAACAGGCAGGCGGCGGAGGAGTGGTACCGCTCCAAGTTCGCCTCCGTGGCCGAGCTGGCCAGCCGCAACCAGGAGGCCGTGCGCAGCATCCGCCAGGAGACCGTCGAGTACCGGCGACTGCTGCAGACCCGCTCGGCGGAGATCGAGACCCTGCGCGGCGCCATCGACTCCCTCCACAAGCAGCTGGAGAGCCTGGAGGGCCAGCAGGGAGCCGAGGTGGCCCGCTGCCAG gagagAGTGTCAGAACTGGAGCAGGAGATCTCGGAAGCCAAGAAAGAAATGGCTCGCTACATGCGTGAATACCAGGAGCTGCTGAACGTCAAGATGGCCCTGGACATAGAGATCGCTGCCTACAA gaaaCTGCTGGAAGGGGAGGAGATGTGGTtgacctcttcttcctccttgccaCCCCTGATGAAGTGA